From the Kogia breviceps isolate mKogBre1 chromosome 15, mKogBre1 haplotype 1, whole genome shotgun sequence genome, one window contains:
- the LOC131742556 gene encoding 2'-5'-oligoadenylate synthase 1-like isoform X2 — MMELSDTPAGSLDKFIEDYLQPDEDFHTQVSEAIHIICSFLKERCFQRAPHPVRVSKVVKGGSSGKGTTLRGRSDADLVVFLTNLKSFQEQLQHRGEFIKEIRRQLETCQREETFEVKFEVQKQQWENPRALSFVLRSPWLHEWVEFDVLPAFDALGQLTKGYRPDPEVYVQLIQECKSLGRKGEFSPCFTELQRAFLKERPTKLKSLIRLVKHWYQMCKEKLGKPLPQQYALELLTVYAWEQGSMETKFSTAQGFQTVLELVLKHQHLCIYWTKYYDFENPIIGRYLRRQLAKPRPVILDPADPTGNVGGGDPCSWQRLAREARAWLNYPCIKKWDGSPVGSWDVIAFSHSSLPTRACSPTISSERQQERLRQKRGTPVFTIFSVPGGRVVVQFVVNNNKNSSKYHLLGVN, encoded by the exons ATGATGGAGCTCAGTGATACTCCGGCCGGGTCTCTAGACAAGTTCATCGAAGACTACCTCCAGCCAGACGAGGATTTCCACACACAAGTCAGTGAAGCCATCCACATCATCTGCAGTTTCCTGAAGGAGAGGTGTTTCCAACGGGCCCCCCACCCTGTTCGGGTGTCCAAAGTTGTGAAG GGTGGCTCCTCAGGCAAAGGCACGACCCTCAGGGGCCGATCAGATGCTGACCTCGTCGTCTTCCTCACCAATCTTAAAAGCTTTCAGGAACAACTTCAGCACCGAGGAGAATTCATCAAGGAAATTAGGAGACAGCTGGAAACCTGTCAAAGGGAGGAAACATTTGAAGTGAAGTTTGAGGTCCAGAAACAGCAATGGGAGAATCCCCGTGCTCTCAGCTTCGTGCTTAGATCCCCTTGGCTCCACGAGTGGGTGGAGTTCGATGTCCTGCCCGCTTTTGATGCCCTGG GTCAGTTGACCAAAGGCTACAGACCTGACCCTGAAGTCTACGTCCAGCTTATCCAAGAGTGCAAGTCCCTGGGGAGAAAGGGCGAGTTCTCCCCCTGCTTCACGGAGCTGCAGCGAGCCTTCCTGAAGGAGCGTCCAACCAAGCTGAAGAGCCTCATCCGCCTTGTGAAGCACTGGTACCAAATG TGTAAGGAGAAGCTTGGGAAGCCACTGCCCCAACAATACGCCCTGGAGCTTCTGACAGTCTATGCTTGGGAGCAAGGAAGCATGGAAACAAAATTCAGCACAGCTCAGGGATTTCAAACGGTCTTGGAGTTAGTCCTGAAGCACCAGCATCTCTGCATCTACTGGACAAAGTATTACGACTTTGAAAACCCTATTATTGGACGATACCTGAGAAGGCAACTTGCAAAACCCAG GCCTGTGATTCTGGACCCAGCTGACCCTACAGGAAACGTTGGTGGTGGAGACCCATGTAGCTGGCAGCGGCTGGCACGAGAGGCTAGAGCCTGGCTGAATTACCCATGCATTAAGAAATGGGATGGCTCTCCAGTAGGCTCCTGGGATGTG ATAGCATTTtcccacagctccctccccaccagAGCCTGTTCTCCGACAATATCCTCTGAGAGACAGCAGGAGAGACTGAGACAAAAGAGAGGAACCCCAGTCTTCACGATCTTCTCTGTACCTGGTGGGAGGGTTGTGGTCCAATTTGTtgtcaataacaacaaaaatagtaGCAAATACCATTTGTTGGGTGTTAATTAA
- the LOC131742556 gene encoding 2'-5'-oligoadenylate synthase 1-like isoform X1, producing the protein MMELSDTPAGSLDKFIEDYLQPDEDFHTQVSEAIHIICSFLKERCFQRAPHPVRVSKVVKGGSSGKGTTLRGRSDADLVVFLTNLKSFQEQLQHRGEFIKEIRRQLETCQREETFEVKFEVQKQQWENPRALSFVLRSPWLHEWVEFDVLPAFDALGQLTKGYRPDPEVYVQLIQECKSLGRKGEFSPCFTELQRAFLKERPTKLKSLIRLVKHWYQMCKEKLGKPLPQQYALELLTVYAWEQGSMETKFSTAQGFQTVLELVLKHQHLCIYWTKYYDFENPIIGRYLRRQLAKPRPVILDPADPTGNVGGGDPCSWQRLAREARAWLNYPCIKKWDGSPVGSWDVPQDHSDQTYKAYGFRQRCGTSPRLTLQDRVPPQVEENWTCAIL; encoded by the exons ATGATGGAGCTCAGTGATACTCCGGCCGGGTCTCTAGACAAGTTCATCGAAGACTACCTCCAGCCAGACGAGGATTTCCACACACAAGTCAGTGAAGCCATCCACATCATCTGCAGTTTCCTGAAGGAGAGGTGTTTCCAACGGGCCCCCCACCCTGTTCGGGTGTCCAAAGTTGTGAAG GGTGGCTCCTCAGGCAAAGGCACGACCCTCAGGGGCCGATCAGATGCTGACCTCGTCGTCTTCCTCACCAATCTTAAAAGCTTTCAGGAACAACTTCAGCACCGAGGAGAATTCATCAAGGAAATTAGGAGACAGCTGGAAACCTGTCAAAGGGAGGAAACATTTGAAGTGAAGTTTGAGGTCCAGAAACAGCAATGGGAGAATCCCCGTGCTCTCAGCTTCGTGCTTAGATCCCCTTGGCTCCACGAGTGGGTGGAGTTCGATGTCCTGCCCGCTTTTGATGCCCTGG GTCAGTTGACCAAAGGCTACAGACCTGACCCTGAAGTCTACGTCCAGCTTATCCAAGAGTGCAAGTCCCTGGGGAGAAAGGGCGAGTTCTCCCCCTGCTTCACGGAGCTGCAGCGAGCCTTCCTGAAGGAGCGTCCAACCAAGCTGAAGAGCCTCATCCGCCTTGTGAAGCACTGGTACCAAATG TGTAAGGAGAAGCTTGGGAAGCCACTGCCCCAACAATACGCCCTGGAGCTTCTGACAGTCTATGCTTGGGAGCAAGGAAGCATGGAAACAAAATTCAGCACAGCTCAGGGATTTCAAACGGTCTTGGAGTTAGTCCTGAAGCACCAGCATCTCTGCATCTACTGGACAAAGTATTACGACTTTGAAAACCCTATTATTGGACGATACCTGAGAAGGCAACTTGCAAAACCCAG GCCTGTGATTCTGGACCCAGCTGACCCTACAGGAAACGTTGGTGGTGGAGACCCATGTAGCTGGCAGCGGCTGGCACGAGAGGCTAGAGCCTGGCTGAATTACCCATGCATTAAGAAATGGGATGGCTCTCCAGTAGGCTCCTGGGATGTG CCCCAAGACCACAGTGACCAGACGTACAAGGCCTATGGTTTTAGACAGCGCTGTGGAACCTCTCCGAGACTCACGCTCCAGGACAGGGTCCCTCCCCAGGTGGAAGAGAATTGGACATGTGCCATCCTCTGA